The region GAATTTtgatttgttaaaaataaatataataacaaaTACTGATATGACATTACTCTATGCAAATGTATTGGTGATTTTTCATGATTAAATGGCTCTTCAGCATTATCTACAAACTCACAAATCATATATAACAACGTAACCCTGTTAAGCCGGCGATCGATGCTGAATGAGAAACTTACAAATGGAATCTCCCACACAAACAAACCACCACATGCACTAACTGACACACCCACCTCTCACCAGACGGCCGGACACTCCTCAGCCGTCCGACCACAATTACTACCACTTCAATCTCCCACCCTCACCTAAACCAATGGCAATCATGTAATTTGGAACACACTCACTAGGTCAATCCTCTACCGTTGGATCATCCCATACCCCAATATAAATAACTACCAGCCCCTTCCCTCTCCTTCAGGACATTCCAAAGGAGAGTCACTGGCAGTTTAAAAAATACTCTGAATTCCTTAGGTAGTTAACCTCTCATCCAAGCCAAAATGCGTGAGATTCTTCACATTCAGGGTGGGCAATGTGGGAACCAAATTGGATCCAAGTTCTGGGAGGTCGTCTGCGACGAGCACGGCATCGACCCGACCGGCCAGTACACTGGAAACTCCGAGCTTCAGCTCGAGAGAGTAAATGTCTATTACAATGAGGCTAGCGGCGGGCGGTATGTGCCACGAGCGGTGCTCATGGACCTTGAGCCAGGCACCATGGACAGCATCAGGACTGGCCCTTATGGCCAGCTTTTTAGGCCTGATAACATAGTTTTCGGGCAGTCTGGTGCTGGGAACAATTGGGCTAAGGGGCATTACACAGAAGGCGCCGAGCTTATCGATTCGGTGCTTGATGTCGTTAGGAAAGAAGTTGAGAACAGTGACTGCTTGCAAGGTAGGCAATTAATGTGTTGTGACTTTTTTGAATTACAACATCCTATGTTCATGATACATGCATGGTTATGGTATCAGAGATTTGTAACATTCTTAACTTATGTTTTGATATACAGAGATTTTGTGACTGCCTGCAAGGTAGGTAAGGTAGCTAGGTATTAACCTATGTTTAAATGTTTCAGACATACAAGGATTTTGTGTCTGCTTCTTGCATGGTATGTGTTGTTGGATTTTGATGGAAAATTATGTTCTCCAGTCCTGTGATATCTGTAAATATAAGCTACGtccaaaaattgatgttttgatcATACCATAAGTCTAAAGAACTTCATATTTGAAATTAGAGAAGTAAGAAGTGGAAATAGAGAATGAAATGTGCACCAAATTAAGAATAAGAAACAACATTCAACTAAAAAGAGAGAAGATCTAAATGAATGATGTTAATGTAACTATTCGTCAAAATCCATGTGATTTTCTTCCCTCcacctttgttttgttttgtttttttttttttgtgtgtgtgtgtgtgtgtgtatttagGCTCATTGTTATTAATTATAACCCTATCAAGCATTACTTATGGACAGCTCTAAGATTGAACCACTTAAATCCCTTAATCTAGAATCTAGATCctctcattctttttctttaaaatactCTTCTGTGCatattcttaaaaaagaaatggtCTCTTCAACTTTGATACACTTCCCTGTTTTGGATCCAAACCATTTCAAATTTCCAGAGTCTTTGATGCTAACCTCATTGTTTAAttcatttggtttttttttttctaatctttttttaattacttttcttGACTGAGCAGCCGGCCATCTTTAATTAATTGGTTGTAATACCACTGTTTTCAACTCCAACTCTGACGTACTATGGAGGTAACCCTTTAGGAATAATGACAAATCAATCTTTTGGATGCTTAGACGGCCGTGGCAGGCTGTGGCGTATCCACTGTAGGTCAACACTATGTAGCAGTCTGGTTGGTCAAAAGTATAATTATTTTGAAGGGTAGTGATTGGGGCACAACTTTTAGCACAACTTTAATGCAACCCAACACAATTAATCCTCTCTCACATTGTCTGGATCTCACATGTGAGATCCACATGAATGGGACCCATATAATGTGAGAGGGGTTGTGTGAGAATTGTGTGAGAGGAATTGCGTAGAAATCACTCCCCATCTATGtatctatgtatatatatagtgaaatgATTCCTAGTACAGATCACTGctcatgtatgtatataatgcTTTCTATATTAAGGctttattctcttcttttttcttcttttttttgagtttattcTCTTCCTTGTTTAATTTAAGGTTTTCTGTTCATCACTCCTAATCCCTCTATAAATATTACTCATTGTAATACAGTTAAACATGCATACAGCATACACATCAACATATTCAAAACTTATTTTAGTCCTAATCCCCGAACACTAGTACTATTAGTCagtctcttctcttctctctttgcttttgctttcctttctttctctttcttatatTCGATATATTTTTAGTATTCTTATGCTCTTAAGCTAAGTAGAGTGTTTCTCATATTAGGTTTTGGGATTTAAGTATTTTAATAACCCTGTATTTTGAAGTAATTTCATGGCCGTTACTAGCAAGAAGGTGAAGAGGGACGTTTAAATGAGCCAGATTTTGTGACACAAAATCTCCAGTACTGTAAATCACTTAGAAACCATTCTTTCTTCAAATAACAACCCCATGACACACTTTGTTTTGGAATTAATCCATGCAGGATTTCAATTCTGTCATTCGCTAGGAGGTGGAACTGGATCTGGAATGGGAACTCTGCTCATTTCGAAAATTAGAGAAGAATACCCGGATAGAATGATGCTCACATTTTCTGTCTTCCCATCTCCCAAGGTGTCTGACACTGTTGTGGAGCCTTACAATGCCACGCTGTCTGTTCATCAGCTCGTAGAGAATGCTGATGAATGTATGGTTCTTGACAATGAAGCACTCTACGATATCTGCCTAAGGATTCTTAAGCTCGCCAACCCGAGCTGTAAGTAAACTTCATACTAAAccaatttgtttattttggaaATAGCAACTTGTTAATGAAGTTATGCAGAATCCAAAAGTTGGCATACGagtaactctttttttttttttttggttctagtTCATATATACTTCATTGAGTGATGCTATTAGAGTACGTTTCAGATTGCTTTCATGAGCTTAAAAATTGCTTTTAGTACAACTTAATTCAAAAATTCttttagacaaaaaaataaaaataaaattgttagtttggtaaaaacttaaaaagcactatttttgctttaaaaaaatgaaaaaataaaaattgtgttgCATGTGGAGAAGCTTAAAAAttgagcttttttttaaaaacttatttCAGActctttttataaacaaaagcTCTATTTCCCAACGCAATCATTAACAAGTtattagtagactgttatacaacTGTCATATAACTTGATAATATAACATTAGAAATTAGACTTTAGatgacacttttaaaaaaaaaaaaaacccaaatttatACTAATTAATATTCACTTTCAATTCAAATCATGTAGTTGTATAGCTTTCTACTAAGAGCATTACTCCATTATCTAAGCTTTTACCACTCATTGGCAAATGAACATCATCAATACTTAGTAAGaataatgttattaatttgGTGTGATCAGTTGGGGACTTGAATCATCTAATTTCGGCAACAATGAGTGGAGTGACTTGTTGTCTGCGATTCCCGGGCCAGTTGAACTCAGACCTGCGGAAACTAGCAGTGAATTTGATCCCATTCCCACGTCTTCACTTCTTCATGGTGGGTTTCGCTCCTCTGACATCTCAAGGATCACAGCAGTACCGCGCGCTCACCGTGCCGGAGCTGACCCAGCAAATGTGGGACGCCAAGAACATGATGTGCGCAGCCGATCCAAGGCATGGCCGATACCTCACAGCATCAGCCTTGTTCCGAGGCAAAATGAGCACCAAAGAAGTTGATGAACAGGTGATGAATGTACAGAACAAGAATTCTTCCTACTTCGTCGAATGGATCCCCAACAACGTCAAGTCTAGCGTCTGTGACATCCCGCCAAAAGGGCTTTCCATGGCTTCAACTTTCATTGGGAATTCGACCTCTATACAGGAGATGTTCAGGAGAGTGAGCGAGCAGTTCACGGCCATGTTTAGGAGGAAGGCTTTCTTGCACTGGTATACTGGAGAAGGAATGGATGAGATGGAGTTTACTGAAG is a window of Alnus glutinosa chromosome 4, dhAlnGlut1.1, whole genome shotgun sequence DNA encoding:
- the LOC133866462 gene encoding tubulin beta chain-like; this translates as MREILHIQGGQCGNQIGSKFWEVVCDEHGIDPTGQYTGNSELQLERVNVYYNEASGGRYVPRAVLMDLEPGTMDSIRTGPYGQLFRPDNIVFGQSGAGNNWAKGHYTEGAELIDSVLDVVRKEVENSDCLQGFQFCHSLGGGTGSGMGTLLISKIREEYPDRMMLTFSVFPSPKVSDTVVEPYNATLSVHQLVENADECMVLDNEALYDICLRILKLANPSFGDLNHLISATMSGVTCCLRFPGQLNSDLRKLAVNLIPFPRLHFFMVGFAPLTSQGSQQYRALTVPELTQQMWDAKNMMCAADPRHGRYLTASALFRGKMSTKEVDEQVMNVQNKNSSYFVEWIPNNVKSSVCDIPPKGLSMASTFIGNSTSIQEMFRRVSEQFTAMFRRKAFLHWYTGEGMDEMEFTEAESNMNDLVAEYQQYQDASADEDGEYEADDDTDEK